The genomic DNA TGATTTCCCTGCGCCCGAAGAATTGAAAAAAGCAGCCTGTGATGCGGTTACGACCGACCATAACCAGTACGCTATTACATGGGGCGCCAGGGAACTGAGAGAAGCGATAGCGAACAAGGCTGCCCGGTTCAACAACATCAAGGCAGACCCTGAACAGGAAGTGACAGTGACCTGCGGTACCACTGAGGCAATGATGGCATCCATGCTGGCAATGATAGACCCGGGAGACGAAGTGGTCATTTTTGAACCGTTCTACGAGAATTACGGTCCTGATGCAGCGGTCTCCGGTGCAGTGCCCAGGTTCGTACCCCTGGAAGGGGACGATTTTACCTTTGATGCTGATGTACTTGCTGCAGCGTTCAATCACAGGACAAAGGCACTGGTCCTGAACACGCCCAACAACCCCACAGGGAAGGTGTTTGACAAAGAAGAGATGTCGATAATCGCTGACCTTGCAACCGACAATGATGTAACCGTGATAACAGACGAGATATATGAGCATATCATCTATGACGGGGCACAGCATACCAGTATTGCTTCGATGGGTGACATGGACCAGCGCACCATTACTATCGGGGGTTTCAGCAAGACATATAGTGTTACCGGCTGGCGTGTGGGGTATGTGCTTGCGCCGCCCCATCTGACAGGTGCCATACGCAAGGTGCATGATTTTCTCACGGTAGGGGCACCGGCTCCTTTACAGCATGCCTGTGTTGCAGCCCTTGACCTGCCACCTGCATACTATGAAGAACTGGTCAGGATGTATGATAAAAAACGGCACATGCTCTATAATGCTCTTACCAAGAATGGATTTACCTGTAAGCTTCCCCAGGGGGCATATTACATCCTGGCTGATATTTCAGCATTTGACAGGGGAGATGATGTTAC from ANME-2 cluster archaeon includes the following:
- a CDS encoding aminotransferase class I/II-fold pyridoxal phosphate-dependent enzyme translates to MQKTSQRCDYFGESVIRDMTRLALRYDAVNLAQGFPDFPAPEELKKAACDAVTTDHNQYAITWGARELREAIANKAARFNNIKADPEQEVTVTCGTTEAMMASMLAMIDPGDEVVIFEPFYENYGPDAAVSGAVPRFVPLEGDDFTFDADVLAAAFNHRTKALVLNTPNNPTGKVFDKEEMSIIADLATDNDVTVITDEIYEHIIYDGAQHTSIASMGDMDQRTITIGGFSKTYSVTGWRVGYVLAPPHLTGAIRKVHDFLTVGAPAPLQHACVAALDLPPAYYEELVRMYDKKRHMLYNALTKNGFTCKLPQGAYYILADISAFDRGDDVTFAHYLASEIGVAAVPGSSFFKNPEMGANTVRFTFSKSDETLQKAVSRLENL